The Mytilus trossulus isolate FHL-02 chromosome 3, PNRI_Mtr1.1.1.hap1, whole genome shotgun sequence genome contains a region encoding:
- the LOC134710597 gene encoding putative uncharacterized protein DDB_G0282133, translated as MANDRSKIDANISDNTTVDANISENTTFDVNNSDNTTFDVNNSDNTTVDANISDNTTVDANNSDNTTVDANISDNTTVDANISDNTTVDANISENTTFDVNNSDNTTIDANISDNTTVDANISDNTTVDANNSDTTTVDANNSDNTTFDVNNSDNTTVDANISDNTTVDANISENTTFDANISDNTTVDANISDNTTVDANISDNTTFDANISDNTTVDANISDNTTVDANISDNTTVDANISDNTTVDANISENTTVDANISDNTTVHANNSDNTTVDANISDNTTVDANISDNTTVDANISENTTFDVNNSDNTTVDANISDNTTVDANMSDNTTVDANNSDNTTVDANNSDKTTVNANISNNTTVDANISDNTTVDANISENTTFDANISDNTTVHANNSDNTTVDANISDNTTVHANNSDNTTVDANNSDNTTVDANISDNTTVDANISENTTFDVNNSDNTTVDANISDNTTVDANMSDNTTVDANNSDNTTVDANNSDKTTVYANISNNTTVDANISDNTKVDTDNSANIKVDTENFDNTAVDTENSANTSMVDTDKSKKTAVYADNSGNTTVDTDNSGNTTVDTDNSDNTTVDTDNSDSDNSDNNTVVTDCSDIISVDTDNSDKNTVDTENSDNKTVDTVNSDNTTVATDNSDIITVYTDNITVDTDNFDNITGDTDNSDNNTVDTDSSVDTYYSDIITVDTDNSGNITVDNDNSDNTTVDTDNSNNIAEDTDNSDIITADTDNSDTITMDTNNSDNITMGTNNSDIIAVDTDNSDNITVDTDNSVITTVETDNSYCITENNDNSDSITADTDNSDNITVDTDNSDKTSGY; from the exons ATGGCCAACGATAGATCTAAAA TTGATGCAAACATCTCTGATAACACTACAGTTGATGCTAACATCTCAGAAAACACTACATTTGATGTTAACAACTCTGATAACACTACATTTGATGTTAACAACTCTGATAACACTACAGTTGATGCAAACATCTCTGATAACACTACAGTTGATGCTAATAACTCTGATAACACTACAGTTGATGCTAACATCTCTGATAACACTACAGTTGATGCAAACATCTCTGATAACACTACAGTTGATGCTAACATCTCTGAAAACACTACATTTGATGTTAACAACTCTGATAACACTACAATTGATGCTAACATCTCTGATAACACTACAGTTGATGCTAACATCTCTGATAACACTACAGTTGATGCTAACAACTCTGATACCACTACAGTTGATGCTAACAACTCTGATAACACTACATTTGATGTTAACAACTCTGATAACACTACAGTTGATGCAAACATCTCTGATAACACTACAGTTGATGCTAACATCTCTGAAAACACTACATTTGATGCTAACATCTCTGATAACACTACAGTTGATGCTAACATCTCTGATAATACTACAGTTGATGCTAACATCTCTGATAACACTACATTTGATGCTAACATCTCTGATAACACTACAGTTGATGCTAACATCTCTGATAATACTACAGTTGATGCTAACATCTCTGATAACACTACAGTTGATGCTAACATCTCTGATAATACTACAGTTGATGCTAACATCTCTGAAAACACTACAGTTGATGCTAACATCTCTGATAACACTACAGTTCATGCTAACAACTCTGATAACACTACAGTTGATGCCAACATCTCTGATAACACCACAGTTGATGCAAACATCTCTGATAACACTACAGTTGATGCCAACATCTCAGAAAACACTACATTTGATGTTAACAACTCTGATAACACTACAGTTGATGCAAACATCTCTGATAACACTACAGTTGATGCTAACATGTCTGATAACACTACAGTTGATGCTAACAACTCTGATAACACTACAGTTGATGCTAACAACTCTGATAAAACTACAGTTAATGCTAACATCTCTAATAACACTACAGTTGATGCTAACATCTCTGATAATACTACAGTTGATGCTAACATCTCTGAAAACACTACATTTGATGCTAACATCTCTGATAACACTACAGTTCATGCTAACAACTCTGATAACACTACAGTTGATGCTAACATCTCTGATAACACTACAGTTCATGCTAACAACTCTGATAACACTACAGTTGATGCTAACAACTCTGATAACACCACAGTTGATGCAAACATCTCTGATAACACTACAGTTGATGCCAACATCTCAGAAAACACTACATTTGATGTTAACAACTCTGATAACACTACAGTTGATGCTAACATCTCTGATAACACTACAGTTGATGCTAACATGTCTGATAACACTACAGTTGATGCTAACAACTCTGATAACACTACAGTTGATGCTAACAACTCTGATAAAACTACAGTTTATGCTAACATCTCTAATAACACTACAGTTGATGCTAACATCTCTGATAACACTAAAGTTGATACTGACAACTCTGCTAACATTAAAGTGGATACTGAAAACTTTGATAACACTGCAGTTGATACTGAAAACTCTGCTAACACATCAATGG TGGATACTGACAAATCTAAGAAAACTGCAGTTTATGCTGATAACTCTGGTAACACCACAGTGGATACTGATAACTCTGGTAACACCACAGTGGATACTGATAACTCTGATAACACCACAGTGGATACTGATAACTCTG ATAGTGACAACTCTGATAACAATACAGTTGTTACTGATTGCTCTGATATTATTTCTGTGGATACTGACAACTCTGATAAAAATACTGTGGATACTGAAAACTCTGATAATAAAACCGTGGATACTGTCAACTCTGATAACACTACAGTGGCTACTGACAACTCTGATATTATTACTGTGTATACTGATAACATTACCGTGGATACTGACAACTTTGATAATATTACCGGGGATACTGACAACTCTGATAACAATACTGTGGATACTGACAGTTCTG TGGATACTTACTATTCTGATATTATTACTGTGGATACTGACAACTCTGGTAACATTACCGTGGATAATGACAACTCTGATAACACTACAGTGGATACTGATAACTCTAATAACATTGCTGAGGATACTGACAACTCTGATATTATTACTGCGGATACTGACAACTCTGATACCATTACCATGGATACTAACAACTCTGATAACATTACCATGGGTACTAACAACTCTGATATCATTGCCGTGGATACTGACAATTCTGATAACATTACAGTGGATACTGATAACTCTGTTATCACTACGGTGGAAACTGATAACTCTTATTGCATTACTGAGAATAATGACAATTCTGATAGCATTACAGCGGATACTGACAACTCTGATAACATTACCGTGGATACTGACAACTCTGATAAAACAAGTGGATACTGA